The following proteins are encoded in a genomic region of Ammospiza caudacuta isolate bAmmCau1 chromosome 3, bAmmCau1.pri, whole genome shotgun sequence:
- the BAG2 gene encoding BAG family molecular chaperone regulator 2, with translation MAQARISAKASEGAQQQPQQQQQSGGQLRGRFYRSTSMADRSSRLLENLDQLELRVEAFRDAASAMEQEKEILLEMIHNIQNSQDMRHISEGEREELNLTANRLMGRTLTVEVSVETIRNAQQQESLLHATKMIDEIVNKLLDDLEDAKMRLMSLYGACTSDVPAGPIDQKFQSVVIGCAIEDQKKIKRRLETLLRNLENSEKSITLLEHQKSSVRQSCNSKQD, from the exons ATGGCCCAGGCCAGGATCAGCGCCAAGGCCAGCGAGGGGgcgcagcagcagccgcagcagcagcagcagtcgGGCGGGCAGCTCCGCGGCCGCTTCTACCGCTCCACCTCCATGGCCGACCGCTCCAGCCGCCTGCTCGAGAACCTggaccagctggagctcag GGTAGAGGCTTTCCGTGATGCAGCATCTGCCATGGaacaagagaaagaaattctGCTTGAAATGATCCACAATATACAGAACAGCCAGGATATGAGGCACATCAGTGAAG GTGAGAGAGAAGAACTCAATTTGACTGCGAATCGCCTGATGGGCCGAACCCTCACGGTGGAGGTTTCCGTAGAAACCATCCGCAACGCGCAGCAGCAGGAGTCCCTGCTGCACGCCACCAAGATGATCGATGAGATCGTCAACAAACTCCTCGACGATCTGGAAGACGCCAAAATGCGCCTCATGTCGCTTTACGGTGCGTGCACGTCCGACGTGCCAGCAGGACCCATCGATCAGAAATTCCAGTCCGTGGTCATCGGATGTGCCATTGAGGatcagaagaaaatcaaaaggCGCCTAGAGACTCTGCTCAGAAACTTGGAAAATTCTGAAAAGTCCATCACATTGCTGGAGCATCAGAAATCATCTGTCCGGCAGTCTTGCAACAGCAAACAGGATTAA
- the RAB23 gene encoding ras-related protein Rab-23, whose amino-acid sequence MLEEDMEVAIKVVVVGNGAVGKSSMIQRYCKGIFTKDYKKTIGVDFLERQIQVNGEDVRLMLWDTAGQEEFDAITKAYYRGAQACVLVFSTTDRESFKAIPTWKQKVVTEVGDIPTVLVQNKIDLLDDSCIKNEEAEALAKKLKVRFYRASVKEDLNVSEVFKYLADKYLQKLKQQTAEDSEVVHKSSNKIGVFNTAGGSHPNQNSSTLNGGDVINLKPNKQRTKKNRSPFSNCSIP is encoded by the exons ATGTTGGAAGAAGATATGGAGGTGGCCATCAAGGTGGTAGTAGTAGGAAATGGAGCTGTTGGGAAGTCCAGTATGATTCAGCGATATTGCAAGGGGATTTTTACAAAAGACTACAAGAAAACTATTGGTGTAGATTTCCTGGAAAGACAGATCCA AGTTAATGGTGAAGATGTCAGGCTAATGTTATGGGACACTGCAGGTCAAGAGGAATTTGATGCAATAACTAAGGCCTACTATAGAG GAGCCCAGGCTTGTGTTCTTGTGTTTTCGACAACTGACAGAGAGTCCTTCAAAGCAATCCCTACCTGGAAGCAAAAAGTCGTGACTGAAGTTGGAGACATTCCCACAGTTCTTGTGCAGAATAAGATTGATCTTCTTGATGACTCTTGCATAAAGAA TGAGGAGGCGGAAGCGCTGGCAAAGAAGCTGAAGGTGCGGTTCTACCGAGCGTCGGTGAAGGAAGACCTGAACGTGAGCGAAG TTTTTAAGTATTTGGCTGATAAATATCTTCAAAAGCTCAAGCAACAAACAGCAGAAGATTCAGAAGTAGTACATAAAAGCAGTAACAAGATTG GTGTTTTTAATACAGCTGGTGGAAGCCACCCCAACCAGAATTCTAGCACTCTTAATGGTGGAGATGTCATCAACCTTAAACCCAACAAACAGAGGaccaagaaaaacagaagtcCTTTTAGCAACTGCAGTATACCTTAG